The Theobroma cacao cultivar B97-61/B2 chromosome 2, Criollo_cocoa_genome_V2, whole genome shotgun sequence genome includes the window atcctcgaactccaaatcaccattttaaatcattcatggactgtgaaactcttaatttcaccttaaaattcctatttgaactagttcgaggcttaatcgacttaatggtaccattaggggcaatatcgtcttttaacaattcctcgaacttcctaaatatgcaaacattctattgagcatgtaaatgacgttgtaattattttatagaataagGTTTGACAGTTATTGTcttgtctcttagctttccattGGCTTAAGAATCATGTCAATTAGACTTCTAGAATGAAAagttatgctcaaaatactAGAACATGTGCAGGACAAGCATGGACCTTTTATGcacttttttttaacaatttaagCCTTTGTCATTGCATACCAACAAAAATAACAAACTAAtcaataataactaaattaaaagcaaattatcatcaaactaaaataaaataacttaaattaagtCAACCCAACatgatttaataaattaaaagaaataaataaaaatacctaaTTCCTAAACTAAATATTAAGCACTAAGCCaattaaatacttaaaatgtgagaaaataactttaaaacatAGAATTATTACTATGGTGTTACAGTACGATGTGTTATAgtacaaaataaaactttcGCTAATTTAATGcataagaattatttttaagtaaGAATTCTTATGCAAGGGGTTAAATATACATACTTGATTTTGGTTaatacttattttttaaagaattattttataacaTCATATTGTACAAAGAATAATGAGAACAATCATTACAAGTGAAGTATTACTTTatgtgaaaaattaaaataagtagAGCACTACTCCATGTAAAACAACtacttcataaaaaataactatttcACATGGAGGGTAGTGAAAGCAACTTGGAATAAGTGGCAGTTCACAggttacttttattttgggaTGTTCCAGAGAGTTTAGCTTGGTGTCTTAGATATGGAGGTAGTTAAGAGGTCTTCCTCTTAACCTTTTCCTGAAATACAAGTGTCTCCCTCTTATCTTGTTCTCATGTACTTGTTCACAAACATCTTCTTCTCTTAACCTATTCTAGTATAGCGTTTCTTGTAAACCTCTTCTACTTATCCTCTACTCAAGAATAAATCCACTTATATTATTAATGGTCATAAAATCTATTACTTTAGTAGTCATATAATAGATTTCTAACTGTTACTCAACATTAAAAACTCAGTAACGGTCACCCAATATTAAAGCTGTTGTTCATTACGTGCATTAAAGTTTATTCTTGAGTAACTGTCATTTCTGacattatatataaaacctTCACAATTTATTAGGGGAACTTTTTTAAAGCTACCTTATTCTCAATCaagcttctctctctaattctCTATTACCCTTTAATTCCCtacttattttcttcttattctcTTCCTTCTGCCACAACACTAAGTATTTTAGGAATTGTTTCGATCTTCCTCTTTGTCACCTCTAGTATATCCTTTATTTTTGTGTAACGCTTCCTCTTCTTTTCACAAAAAGCCTTTTACATTTAtaataagtaaattaaatGGAATTTTGTTTCACGGAGAAGGTTTGTTGTGAAGATAGGTTATTGACTTGTAGGTTTCTCTAGAAAATGGGGCTGTTGACATGCATGTGTTCCCCATCTGCTTTTATTAACGTcatcacttttatttttctcattaaaaCTGAAAACAAGTACTAGTACCTTAATTGGTCTTCTGCCACCTAGTCATGGGTGACAAGCTAAAAAAAGATGACTTCATATAGAGCaacatgttttttatttataaatagaaagagttgaattctattttttattttaaataaaaagccATACATCAATCACTAATTACTAAACAAAATGTTCCGATGCATATATTACAAttaatataagaaaatggTTAAGTaaatgtcaaaccctgttctataaaataattatgacgtcatttacatgctcaatagaatggttacatatttaggaagtttgagaaatcgttaaaagacgatattgcccctaatggtaccattaagtcgattaagtctcgaactagttcaaataggaattttaaggtgaaattaagagtttcacagttcatggatgactcaaaatggtaattaggagttcgaggatcaatttggagtcaaatcaaaattttcactattcaagggcaaattagtcatttgccacttggggacaaaatggaaatttttagaaaagatttttttggtccatttgacttattggagtatgatttgagtattggagtatgatttgaagtttataagtgaaaaattttaatttcgatataATTTTGAGTATaagggtgaaatggtaattttaccaccttgggggcaaatcggtaaattttcacctcgacacttgtcaagaccaagggattttattcatcatggaaatggataaacatgagaaatgtgtggtggagaattaaagaattaaaagttaaatatttaaaatttgaaccaataaggaaatgccatgtgtcatgtttttattattttattatctctttataaaaaggcaaaaaaatcagcctatttctcccatagtaatcagccaaaccagaagagaagagaaaccaaggaaaaacaaaccctaggtgggacaaatcaaagagaaagtgttggaattcaaggatttgatcaagcaaaggtaaaatttctttgattttgctagtgatttaccttacccatgcattttcccttaatttccatggttaaattacatgttttcatgatgaattNNNNNNNNNNNNNNNNNNNNNNNNNNNNNNNNNNNNNNNNNNNNNNNNNNNNNNNNNNNNNNNNNNNNNNNNNNNNNNNNNNNNNNNNNNNNNNNNNNNNNNNNNNNNNNNNNNNNNNNNNNNNNNNNNNNNNNNNNNNNNNNNNNNNNNNNNNNNNNNNNNNNNNNNNNNNNNNNNNNNNNNNNNNNNNNNNNNNNNNNNNNNNNNNNNNNNNNNNNNNNNNNNNNNNNNNNNNNNNNNNNNNNNNNNNNNNNNNNNNNNNNNNNNNNNNNNNNNNNNNNNNNNNNNNNNNNNNNNNNNNNNNNNNNNNNNNNNNNNNNNNNNNNNNNNNNNNNNNNNNNNNNNNNNNNNNNNNNNNNNNNNNNNNNNNNNNNNNNNNNNNNNNNNNNNNNNNNNNNNNNNNNNNNNNNNNNNNNNNNNNNNNNNNNNNNNNNNNNNNNNNNNNNNNNNNNNNNNNNNNNNNNNNNNNNNNNNNNNNNNNNNNNNNNNNNNNNNNNNNNNNNNNNNNNNNNNNNNNNNNNNNNNNNNNNNNNNNNNNNNNNNNNNNNNNNNNNNNNNNNNNNNNNNNNNNNNNNNNNNNNNNNNNNNNNNNNNNNNNNNNNNNNNNNNNNNNNNNNNNNNNNNNNNNNNNNNNNNNNNNNNNNNNNNNNNNNNNNNNNNNNNNNNNNNNNNNNNNNNNNNNNNNNNNNNNNNNNNNNNNNNNNNNNNNNNNNNNNNNNNNNNNNNNNNNNNNNNNNNNNNNNNNNNNNNNNNNNNNNNNNNNNNNNNNNNNNNNNNNNNNNNNNNNNNNNNNNNNNNNNNNNNNNNNNNNNNNNNNNNNNNNNNNNNNNNNNNNNNNNNNNNNNNNNNNNNNNNNNNNNNNNNNNNNNNNNNNNNNNNNNNNNNNNNNNNNNNNNNNNNNNNNNNNNNNNNNNNNNNNNNNNNNNNNNNNNNNNNNNNNNNNNNNNNNNNNNNNNNNNNNNNNNNNNNNNNNNNNNNNNNNNNNNNNNNNNNNNNNNNNNNNNNNNNNNNNNNNNNNNNNNNNNNNNNNNNNNNNNNNNNNNNNNNNNNNNNNNNNNNNNNNNNNNNNNNNNNNNNNNNNNNNNNNNNNNNNNNNNNNNNNNNNNNNNNNNNNNNNNNNNNNNNNNNNNNNNNNNNNNNNNNNNNNNNNNNNNNNNNNNNNNNNNNNNNNNNNNNNNNNNNNNNNNNNNNNNNNNNNNNNNNNNNNNNNNNNNNNNNNNNNNNNNNNNNNNNNNNNNNNNNNNNNNNNNNNNNNNNNNNNNNNNNNNNNNNNNNNNNNNNNNNNNNNNNNNNNNNNNNNNNNNNNNNNNNNNNNNNNNNNNNNNNNNNNNNNNNNNNNNNNNAAGCTCaggacaatttgttgatagttgattaagacgagaattaatctcggagttgcatcctagaaagtaagggttcatagccctacatcttcttagtcagttgagggcccacgtgtcactgtaaaagtaattttattcttcaattatttgatttaaagtatgtatgaatatatttagcttttacaccatgtttttggcgagtttcggtattttcgaagaaaaatgacgaaaatgcccttgtgagccagaaagtaatattttattgttttgatttggaaataacttatgatttttttgaaatgtgagatttaataactgtcgctcactggggagatgcggaagctgatgctaagccttgcggggtttcgatcggcattcggggtaaggagtgcctatcgggacgtcgcggcggttatcacgggctcgatgggagtttcgggtcgtgacagtaaaagtaagaaaattagtaaaatagagaggaaaagaTCATGAGAAATGAAGTTGGAGCTTAAGCgtatattcaaaattttatcttataaagtacaaaaagaaatcaaacaaAGGATTACTAGCTTAgcctaattattaaaattatcaatgtgtattttaattaaaaattaaaattactaaaataacctttactctttttaaaaaaataatttaaagagaGGCAAAGTCTCAATTCTCATCTGCCGTCATATAATATTATAGTATAAGTTTTGTAGTATTAACTAATCTAAAGACATTTGTCTATTTCTTGTCACACAGTCGTAATATATCTGAATACCCCGTTTTAAAGCGGTCCACGGTTTAATTTGAATCCCGTTCCATGAATCCATCTAATGTGAAACTTGTATATGAATTCGTGAAACCAAAAAGAGCAACACGACGCCCAGGCTTAGCTCCATTGAAGAATCGGGCTATTTGGTGTGAGGTACCGCCTGCCAGAATAATTACTTCATATGAGGGGAAAAAAAACTAGCCTTCTAGCTTGTCTATCCAGGGAGCAGCTGACCGCTACCCCTCCTACTTCTAACAACTGGTCTACAAAATTTCAGTTACTGCACAAACTTTTGAATGATGACATTTATTATACAAGGTCATTGCGGATAGCCTGTGCCTCAGGACGATGATCTAGAGTCAGTATTCTGGCTTGACGATAAACAAAGGAGATGGCGtttcttttaatctttatGTGAAACTTATATTCAACTTAAAGAGCTTCATTACTGGCATATGTGTTTGTTTCATCAACAGAACAactatctatatatatatatagacaaGACAGAAAAGCTACTTGATTATTTTGCATTCCACGAAAATTTATTTCCACTCTCCAAGCAGCACATAGATGATAGTAGATTAGAGATGCTTCGGTGCAAAAAAAGTACACCATAGCCATTCTATTGCTTCTATTGCCATCTAATCATCGAATTCATCATTTGGGAGGAGCCGCACCCCTCATTTTGGCTATAACCATCTTACCGAACTCCGCAAGCTTCTCAGTATCTGGCATAACATCCTTCACAGCAGCATCAGAGCAGAACCTGTCAGCCCAATTAAGCAAAGCAGGAGTGTTGGCTTCACTCAACAGCTTGATCCCGCTCATCTTCTCAGTGACTCTGAGCCAGGCCAAGAAGCATCCAAATGCAATGTCAAGGTACCCAATTTGGTCCCCACCAAAGAAACGTTTCCCTTTGCTGCACTTCCCAAATGCTTCTTCCAACAGCACCAATCCTTCTTCGACTTGCGCTATTGCCGCTTTCCTTGCATCCTCTCCTTGAGCCATACCAATAGTTCTTATGGATGGGAACCACTGCACAAGAAAAAGTATTTTGACCCCccacaataaataaataaaaaattgcaGTTTTCTACCAAAAGATACATTACCAATCAACTGTGAAATATACTATCTGATTTTGCATGAACAAACTATGAATACCTTTTCGTCAAGATAGGCTGCCCAAAAACGAGCGGTTGCCCGTTCATAGGGGTCAGAAGGTAGAATGGAAGGACCAGAAGACCAAGTCTCGTCGATATATTGCACAATAACGAGAGACTCACAGATGGGCTTGTCACCATGGATGAGGACTGGAATTTTCTTGTGAACCGGGTTTGATTTGAGAAGAAGCTCGCTTTTACCTTCCCGTAATCTCTCCTCAAAATACTCATAGTTGACAGACTTGATGTTAAGGGCAATCCTTGCCCTCATCACAAAGGGGCTCGGCCATGAACC containing:
- the LOC18609303 gene encoding glutathione S-transferase U17 encodes the protein MAKSDVKVLGSWPSPFVMRARIALNIKSVNYEYFEERLREGKSELLLKSNPVHKKIPVLIHGDKPICESLVIVQYIDETWSSGPSILPSDPYERATARFWAAYLDEKWFPSIRTIGMAQGEDARKAAIAQVEEGLVLLEEAFGKCSKGKRFFGGDQIGYLDIAFGCFLAWLRVTEKMSGIKLLSEANTPALLNWADRFCSDAAVKDVMPDTEKLAEFGKMVIAKMRGAAPPK